In Acaryochloris marina S15, a single genomic region encodes these proteins:
- a CDS encoding VOC family protein: MISSNPFGLEFHHFGLAVRKPQKAIHFLRDLDYQIGPETYDELQNVNLRMGEHSSMPDIELIYPTDSPGPLDEWLTDYAQIIYHLCYVSENVEQTIDKLRQEHRIITISPPKPAILFNFQNVSFYQIHGFGLVEILECTA; this comes from the coding sequence ATGATTAGTTCTAACCCATTTGGCTTGGAGTTCCACCATTTTGGTCTGGCCGTCCGTAAGCCTCAAAAAGCCATTCACTTCTTGAGAGATTTAGATTATCAAATTGGTCCTGAAACTTATGATGAGTTGCAGAATGTCAATTTGAGGATGGGTGAGCATTCATCAATGCCTGATATAGAGTTGATCTATCCCACCGATTCTCCGGGTCCCTTAGATGAGTGGTTAACAGATTATGCTCAGATCATTTACCACCTCTGCTATGTCAGTGAGAATGTGGAACAAACGATTGATAAGCTTCGTCAAGAACACCGCATAATTACGATCTCACCCCCCAAACCTGCCATTTTATTCAATTTTCAGAATGTGTCTTTTTATCAGATACACGGATTTGGCCTGGTTGAAATTCTAGAATGTACGGCTTAA
- a CDS encoding bifunctional 2-polyprenyl-6-hydroxyphenol methylase/3-demethylubiquinol 3-O-methyltransferase UbiG — protein sequence MHSTKRLSAPLIDELIQEILRINKLQSNFLADSVKALSQSDTQVFIQYLNYCLDQQLTLGYLAECYDLIVKDTFTQQLYFKRHGHYKYSSYAEVESLVYRNEEYMSMYMYGLAITTFLWSNHAQMKHFFKEMLPKTQSGRYLEIGPGHGFHMMEAMQSSQYEEFLGVDISPTSVFLTQKILSSRYFGQFENYSIKECDFLAWEPNDQYDAVVMGEVLEHVEQPQKFLKKIAALTHNTSHIHVTTCINSPAIDHIYLFGHAQQIADIVQASGLYIKHQLLIPYQSTTLAQSEQDKLPINIALILGKVDD from the coding sequence ATGCATTCAACAAAACGTTTATCAGCTCCCTTGATTGATGAGCTTATTCAAGAAATATTGAGGATTAACAAACTCCAAAGCAATTTCTTAGCAGATTCAGTGAAAGCTCTTTCACAAAGCGACACTCAGGTTTTCATTCAATACCTCAATTATTGTCTGGATCAACAGTTAACATTAGGGTACTTAGCTGAATGTTATGACTTAATTGTTAAAGATACTTTTACACAGCAGCTCTACTTTAAGCGCCATGGTCATTACAAGTATTCGTCTTATGCTGAAGTTGAATCTTTAGTGTATCGAAATGAAGAGTACATGAGCATGTATATGTATGGCTTGGCTATAACAACTTTTTTATGGTCCAATCATGCTCAAATGAAACATTTTTTCAAGGAGATGCTGCCAAAAACACAGTCTGGGCGATATTTGGAAATTGGTCCAGGACATGGATTTCACATGATGGAGGCCATGCAAAGTTCTCAGTATGAAGAGTTCTTAGGCGTTGATATTAGTCCTACAAGTGTGTTTCTTACTCAAAAAATTCTTTCTAGCCGTTATTTTGGTCAGTTTGAAAACTACAGTATCAAAGAATGCGATTTTCTAGCTTGGGAACCCAATGATCAATATGATGCAGTGGTCATGGGTGAAGTACTAGAGCATGTAGAGCAACCGCAAAAATTCTTGAAAAAGATTGCTGCGTTGACCCACAACACCTCACATATCCATGTCACGACCTGTATTAATTCTCCTGCCATTGACCATATCTATTTATTTGGGCATGCGCAACAAATTGCAGACATAGTTCAAGCCAGTGGTTTATATATCAAGCACCAATTGTTGATTCCTTACCAATCAACGACCTTAGCTCAATCTGAACAGGACAAGCTGCCTATTAATATCGCTCTTATCCTTGGCAAAGTCGATGATTAG
- a CDS encoding AAC(3) family N-acetyltransferase, whose translation MSYIQALARRFSKQSIAKFRLRFLRPFLAKKYTNYNSGDFLKSLERIGINPGDSLFLMYSQDQIYLKTGKLVPIKSLLKDLITYLGEDSTLMTLCFPIDRDQISEKTKVFNIKKTATESGMMAEILRRKKGSVRSLNPIFSTISYGQKAQLFSGNHHQSPYPFGPLSPYYQIMGDGAKYLGIGVGFEAFTPCHMIEDHFKDKFKHKIYYEDPEEFTVKLSDGCEQLVSTYMRNPATFPKGGYDPIYYFSLLDISNSQAFTQSGIKLFTFKMQDFFDAAVNIYTAKEITVWDTGSLTFNISKAIKKLLRKTIKTQTG comes from the coding sequence ATGAGCTATATACAAGCATTAGCCCGAAGATTTTCTAAGCAATCGATCGCAAAATTCCGCCTGAGATTTCTTCGTCCTTTTTTAGCTAAGAAATATACTAACTATAACTCGGGTGATTTTTTAAAAAGTTTAGAGAGGATTGGTATTAATCCTGGAGATTCTCTATTCTTGATGTACTCTCAAGACCAAATCTATCTAAAGACTGGCAAGTTAGTTCCTATTAAATCTCTACTTAAAGATCTCATAACTTATCTAGGAGAAGACAGCACATTAATGACGCTATGCTTTCCTATTGATCGCGATCAAATATCAGAAAAAACTAAAGTTTTTAATATTAAAAAAACAGCTACTGAGTCCGGCATGATGGCTGAAATACTTCGAAGAAAAAAAGGCTCCGTGCGCAGTCTAAATCCTATATTTAGTACTATTTCATATGGCCAGAAAGCTCAGCTATTCTCTGGCAATCACCATCAATCTCCTTACCCCTTTGGTCCTCTGTCTCCTTACTATCAGATCATGGGGGATGGAGCAAAATATTTAGGAATTGGCGTTGGATTTGAAGCATTTACGCCATGTCATATGATTGAAGACCACTTCAAAGATAAGTTTAAGCATAAAATCTATTACGAAGATCCAGAGGAATTCACAGTGAAGTTATCTGATGGGTGTGAGCAGTTAGTCAGTACATATATGCGAAACCCTGCAACTTTCCCCAAAGGAGGTTATGACCCTATCTATTATTTCAGCTTACTAGACATCTCCAACTCACAAGCATTTACTCAATCAGGAATCAAGTTATTCACATTTAAAATGCAAGATTTCTTCGATGCTGCAGTTAATATCTATACAGCTAAAGAAATCACCGTTTGGGATACAGGTTCATTAACATTTAACATATCAAAAGCGATCAAGAAGCTATTGCGAAAAACCATAAAAACCCAGACAGGCTGA